CCAGATATTGGGCCCGCCCTGGGTGCCGTCCCGCGCGATATCCGTGTAGATGATGGTGCCGGCACCTGCCGCTGCCGCGTCGCGCGCGAGTGCCACCGCCTCGAGCTCCAGCACGCGAGTCCAACCGTCCACGGCCACGCGGCCGTCGGAGGCGTCCAGGCCGACGATGATCCGGTCCTCGAAGCGCCGGCACACCTCGCCGAGAAAAGCGGGGTCGAGCGCCGCGCGGGTGCCGACGATGGCCCAGCGCGCGCCGGATTCGAGCACGGCCTGGACATGCTCAAGTGTCCGCAGGCCGCCCCCGACTTCGACCGGAATCGAGACGGCGCGCGCGATCGTGCGGATGATCGCCGTCTGGACGGGGCCGCCGCCGAACGCGCCGTCGAGATCCACGACGTGGAGGCGCGGCGCGCCCTCGGCCTCCCAGCGCTCCGCCATCGCGACGGGATCGTCCGAGAACACGGTCTCGGCTGAGGCCTTGCCCTGGAGCAGGCGGACGCACCGGCCGCCCTTGACGTCCACGGCGGGGATGACCTGAAAGCTCATAATTCAGCCCTCGCCGCGCCGCGCATCAATTCAGCCCTCGCCGCGCCGCTTCGCGACTCAGCTCGAACGGCCACGCCTGCGGGATCATCTCAGCCCTCAGCTCGAAATTCATCCGCCGCGCCGGTCCCGCACGAAGGCGGCGAAGTTCTCGAGGAGGCGCAGGCCCCAGCGCTGGCTCTTCTCCGGATGGAACTGCGTCGCGAAAAGCGGGCCCTTGCCCACGGCGGCCGGAAAGGTGACGCCGTAGGTGCAGGTCGCCACCTGCAGCGACGCATCGGCCGTCGTCGGATAGTACGAGTGCACGAAGTAGAAGTGGGCGCCGCTCGGGATGCCGTCGAAAATCGGGAGGTCGCCGTCGTGCCGGACCGTATTCCATCCCATGTGCGGCACTTTGAGCCCGGAGGGAAACCGCCGGACCACGCCGGGGATGACGTCGAGTCCCTTGCCCTGCCCGAATTCCTCGCTCTCGGTGAAGAGGAGCTGGTACCCGAGACAAATCCCGAGGAACGGCCGCCCTTCGTCGAGCGCGGCCCGGAGAGGGTCGAGGAGACCGAGGGACTGGAGGTTGCCCATGGCGTCGTGGAAGGCGCCGTCGCCGGGCAGCACGAGGGCGCGGGCGTCCCCGATCACGCGCGGGTCCTGGGTGACGACGGCGCGCATACCGAGGCGTCCCAGCGCCTTCTCGACGCTGCCCAGGTTGCCACGCCCGTAGTCGATAACGGCGATCACGCTACAGCGTCCCCTTCGTCGAGAGGACTCCGGCGATGCGCGGGTTGAGCCTCGTCGCCTCCGCCAGCGCCCGGCCGACCGCCTTGAACACGGCCTCGGCGATGTGGTGGAGGTTCTGGCCGTAGTGCATGTTGACGTGCAGCGTGATCTCTGCGTTGAAGGCAAGGGCGCGGAAAAAGTCCTCGAGCAGGTCGAGATCGAAGTTCGAGATCCGCGTCCGCCTCACGGGCACGTTGAACACGAGGAAAGGCCGGCCGGAGATGTCCACCGCCGCGTGCAGGAGCGCCTCGTCCATGGGCAGGAAGGACGCGCCGTAGCGCGCGATGCCCACCCGGTCGCCCAGCGCCTCCCTGAACGCCTTGCCGAGACAGATGCCGACGTCCTCGACCGTGTGGTGGAGATCCACCTCGAGGTCGCCGCGCGCGACCACCGTCAGGTCCATGAGCCCGTGCTTGGCCCACGCTTCGAGCATGTGATTGAAGAACGGGATGCCGGTCTCGACCTTGGAGGCGCCCGTGCCGTCCAACCCGACCTGCAGCACGATCTGCGTCTCCTTGGTCTTCCGCTCAACCCGTCCCTGGCGGAGGCCCAGGGGCGCCCCGCTCGCCATCGCTGCCGTCATGTCGTGCCTCCCATTCGCTCGATGCGCACCGTCGCCGCGGCCCCGTGACCGTCGAGCCCTTCCACCCGCGCGAGCTCCGCCAGGTGCGGCGCCGCGTCCCGGAGCCCCGCCTCCGCGTACTGGATGACGCTCATTCGCTTCACGAAATCTTCTGTGCCGAGCGCCGACGCGAAGCGCGCCGTGCCCCCCGTCGGCAGCACGTGGTTCGGCCCGGCGACGTAGTCGCCCACGACCTCGGGGGTCAAGCGGCCGAGGAAGACGGCGCCCGCGTTCCGCACCCGCGAGAGCAGCGCCTCGGGATCTTCGACCTGGAGCTCGAGGTGCTCGGGCGCGAGCAGATTCGCGACCTCCACCGCCTCCTCCAGGCTCCGCGTCAGCACGAGGGCGCCGTGGGCCTCTAGCGCCGCGCCCGCGATCTCGCGCCTCGGCAGCGCGCCGAGCTGGAGCGAAGCCTCGCGCTCGACGCGATCGATCAGCGCCCGCGAGGGAGTCAGGAGAACGGCGCGGGCCATCGGGTCGTGCTCGGCCTGGGCGAGGAGGTCCGCCGCCACGAAGACCGCATCGGCGCTCTCGTCGGCCACGACCACGATCTCGCTCGGTCCCGCCACCATGTCGATGCCCACGTCGCCGAAGACCCGGCTCTTGGCGAGCGCGACGTAGAGATTGCCCGGCCCGACGATCTTGTCGACGCGACGGATCGTCTCGGTCCCGTACGCCAGCGCGGCCACGGCCTGCGCGCCGCCGACCCGATACGCCTCCGTCACGCCGGCCACCCGAGCGGCGGCGAGCACGGCGGCGTTCAGCGACTTGTCGGCCGACGGCGGGGAGACCAGCACGATCTCCCTCACGCCGGCGACCCGCGCGGGGATGACGGTCATCAGCACCGTGGACGGATACGCCGCGCGTCCGCCGGGAACATACACCGCCACGCGGTCGATCGGCCGCACTTCTTGGCCCAGCCGCGAGCCCAGGGCATCGGTCATCCGCCAGGAGCGCGGCGCGGACTCGCGATGGAAGCGCTCGATCCGTCCCGCGGCGTAGCGAAGCGCCCGCATGGTCGTGTCGCCAACGGTCCGTTCCGCCGCATCCAGCTCCGACGGCGTCACCGCGAGCTCCCTCGCCGTGAGCGCGACACGGTCGAAGCGCTCCGTGAACTCCAGCAGCGCAGCGTCCCCCTTGTCGCGCACGGCGACCACGATCTCCTCGACGCGCCGGTGGATTTCGGGATCGACGGCCGCCGGCGACCGATCGAGGGCCTTGGCCACTCCCGCGGCGCCCAGCGTGGCGGTCTCCATCCGCCTGATCATTTGGCGGCTTCCTGGCGCATGGCGGCGATCAGGGCGTTGACGCGGGCGTGGGCCGTCTTGAGCGACGCGCGGTTCACGATGAGCCGCGCCGTCGAGGACATGATCTCCGCGACCTCGACCAGACCGTTGGCCCGGAGCGTCTCGCCCGACTGGACCAGGTCCACGATGCGCTCGGCGAGACCCACGAGCGGCGCCAGCTCGATCGAGCCGTCGAGCCGGATCATCTCGACCTGGATGCCGCGCTCCGAGAAGTAGCGCTCGGTCAGCGCCGGGTACTTGGTCGCCACGCGGACCCAGGACCACTTGGTCGGGTCATCACGCTCCCAGAGCTCCCGCGGCTCCGCCACGACCAGCCGGCAGAAGCCGAACCCGAGATCGACCGGCTCGTACACGTCGGGCTGCTGCTCGGCGAGGATATCCTTGCCCACGATGCCGAGATCGGCGGCGCCATACTCGACGTAGGTCGGGATGTCTGCGGGCTTCAGGAAGATGAAGCGCAGGTCGCGAGACGCGTCGGTGAGCAGGAGGCGGCGCGTGTCGGCCTCGAGCCCCCGGATGCCCATGGCGGAGAGCAGCTGCAGCGCGGGGTCGAGCAGCCGGCCTTTGGGCAGCGCGAGCGTCAGCTGCGCGGTGGGGATCATCTCAGCACTCGCCTCGCCACGCTCGTGCCTGCGGGATCAACTCGGGCCTCGCCTCGCGACGGCCAGAGGCCGCCCCTCAGCTCGAACAGCGGGCCGTGTCTCGGCTCGAACCGCACTAGCTGACCCTCCGGATGCGGGCGCCGAGCGCCTGGAGCTTTTTCTCGAGAGCCTCGTAGCCGCGATCCAGGTGGTAGACGCGCGAGACCTCGGTGGTGCCGCGCGCCGCGAGCCCGGCCACCACGAGCGAGGCCGAGGCGCGCA
The window above is part of the Candidatus Methylomirabilota bacterium genome. Proteins encoded here:
- the hisG gene encoding ATP phosphoribosyltransferase, whose translation is MIPTAQLTLALPKGRLLDPALQLLSAMGIRGLEADTRRLLLTDASRDLRFIFLKPADIPTYVEYGAADLGIVGKDILAEQQPDVYEPVDLGFGFCRLVVAEPRELWERDDPTKWSWVRVATKYPALTERYFSERGIQVEMIRLDGSIELAPLVGLAERIVDLVQSGETLRANGLVEVAEIMSSTARLIVNRASLKTAHARVNALIAAMRQEAAK
- the hisD gene encoding histidinol dehydrogenase, with the protein product MIRRMETATLGAAGVAKALDRSPAAVDPEIHRRVEEIVVAVRDKGDAALLEFTERFDRVALTARELAVTPSELDAAERTVGDTTMRALRYAAGRIERFHRESAPRSWRMTDALGSRLGQEVRPIDRVAVYVPGGRAAYPSTVLMTVIPARVAGVREIVLVSPPSADKSLNAAVLAAARVAGVTEAYRVGGAQAVAALAYGTETIRRVDKIVGPGNLYVALAKSRVFGDVGIDMVAGPSEIVVVADESADAVFVAADLLAQAEHDPMARAVLLTPSRALIDRVEREASLQLGALPRREIAGAALEAHGALVLTRSLEEAVEVANLLAPEHLELQVEDPEALLSRVRNAGAVFLGRLTPEVVGDYVAGPNHVLPTGGTARFASALGTEDFVKRMSVIQYAEAGLRDAAPHLAELARVEGLDGHGAAATVRIERMGGTT
- the hisA gene encoding 1-(5-phosphoribosyl)-5-[(5-phosphoribosylamino)methylideneamino]imidazole-4-carboxamide isomerase → MSFQVIPAVDVKGGRCVRLLQGKASAETVFSDDPVAMAERWEAEGAPRLHVVDLDGAFGGGPVQTAIIRTIARAVSIPVEVGGGLRTLEHVQAVLESGARWAIVGTRAALDPAFLGEVCRRFEDRIIVGLDASDGRVAVDGWTRVLELEAVALARDAAAAGAGTIIYTDIARDGTQGGPNIWSTEAVARAAGIPVFASGGVGSLEDIRQLAAIPGVDGVIVGRALYTGAVSLRAALAEAR
- the hisH gene encoding imidazole glycerol phosphate synthase subunit HisH, producing the protein MIAVIDYGRGNLGSVEKALGRLGMRAVVTQDPRVIGDARALVLPGDGAFHDAMGNLQSLGLLDPLRAALDEGRPFLGICLGYQLLFTESEEFGQGKGLDVIPGVVRRFPSGLKVPHMGWNTVRHDGDLPIFDGIPSGAHFYFVHSYYPTTADASLQVATCTYGVTFPAAVGKGPLFATQFHPEKSQRWGLRLLENFAAFVRDRRGG
- the hisB gene encoding imidazoleglycerol-phosphate dehydratase HisB is translated as MTAAMASGAPLGLRQGRVERKTKETQIVLQVGLDGTGASKVETGIPFFNHMLEAWAKHGLMDLTVVARGDLEVDLHHTVEDVGICLGKAFREALGDRVGIARYGASFLPMDEALLHAAVDISGRPFLVFNVPVRRTRISNFDLDLLEDFFRALAFNAEITLHVNMHYGQNLHHIAEAVFKAVGRALAEATRLNPRIAGVLSTKGTL